A genomic stretch from Anaerococcus mediterraneensis includes:
- a CDS encoding class B sortase, whose protein sequence is MKKNYTYILWIFIFFISFFAMYKTDQFTKARIELLRAELLREEFSKTRISKKREKEIQGIAKKLEEKRRVSILEREIKEKFDQEAKAGVDHVNELRKTYPQVKGRIIIEGTKIDFPVVQTDNNDFYLDHDFDNSYYINGGVFIDYVHNGDFSDDNTVIYGHNVRSGFIFNDLNKFRDKDFIKKYSEIIIDTPIERRVFDVVCAMDVNVDANYRAYSYEGLEYEKYLDLIRENNILEDKPLPKLDDKIITLSTCSDINDRFAIVAIEKKDKYAKKNDFEKQKNQLLVQKRGYIEYFVY, encoded by the coding sequence ATGAAAAAGAATTACACTTATATTTTATGGATTTTTATCTTTTTTATATCCTTCTTTGCCATGTACAAAACTGACCAATTCACTAAAGCTAGGATTGAATTATTGAGGGCTGAGCTTTTAAGAGAAGAGTTTTCTAAGACTAGGATATCCAAGAAAAGAGAAAAAGAAATACAAGGTATAGCAAAAAAGTTAGAAGAAAAGAGACGAGTTTCTATCCTTGAAAGAGAAATAAAAGAAAAATTTGACCAAGAAGCTAAGGCTGGTGTTGACCATGTAAATGAGCTTAGAAAAACCTACCCGCAAGTCAAGGGCAGGATTATAATTGAGGGTACAAAGATAGATTTTCCCGTAGTCCAGACAGATAACAATGACTTTTATCTTGACCATGATTTTGATAATTCATATTATATCAATGGTGGAGTCTTTATAGACTATGTCCATAATGGGGATTTTTCTGATGATAATACAGTCATTTATGGCCACAATGTGAGAAGTGGTTTTATTTTCAATGACCTAAACAAGTTTAGGGACAAGGACTTTATCAAAAAATATTCAGAGATAATTATAGATACACCTATAGAAAGAAGAGTTTTTGATGTAGTCTGTGCCATGGATGTAAATGTCGATGCAAACTATAGGGCCTATTCCTATGAGGGCTTGGAATATGAAAAATATCTTGACCTTATAAGAGAAAATAATATCCTAGAGGACAAACCCCTACCAAAACTAGATGATAAGATCATAACCCTATCTACCTGTTCAGATATCAATGATAGGTTTGCCATAGTGGCTATTGAGAAAAAAGATAAGTATGCAAAGAAAAATGATTTTGAAAAACAAAAAAATCAGTTATTGGTGCAAAAAAGAGGATATATAGAGTATTTTGTATATTAG
- a CDS encoding chloride channel protein, producing the protein MEEKISFKSLPAFIILGIITGLLIGIFKKLIGFVSGFMDGFLSAGTSRDKFLFLLLMVIIGFITYFILKNDKNTKGSGIPVMTGMMEKTIDVDSKKTIVGKFIASVLTIGFGLTVGREGPSVQLGGLAGDIVSGFFPNTDRNLFIGSAASSAFAVAFNAPVASLVFAVEEIFRTHNFSTFLASAPTIISATITSGLVFGDFPSLEDIPSFANISQSSLWLILILGIITGLSGVLFNKVVIGSKSVYKKIALPEIIKYLGPFILTGLALILDPRLFASGEELIYLPAEGLTEISTLFYFYIAKILLLSLAFGMGLSGGSLVPLLAIGAILGNLYGTILADLGLIPVEMIFAISLIAMAGHFSAIVRTPITAMILILEMTGGAFSNILALGLVSFVAYIVAEILKSKPFYEDLYERLVSTEKSS; encoded by the coding sequence ATGGAAGAAAAAATATCATTTAAATCATTACCCGCATTTATCATTTTGGGAATAATCACAGGCCTTTTGATAGGGATCTTTAAAAAACTCATAGGTTTTGTTTCTGGCTTTATGGATGGCTTTCTATCTGCTGGTACTAGCAGGGACAAGTTTTTGTTTTTACTTTTAATGGTGATTATTGGATTTATAACTTATTTTATTTTAAAAAATGACAAAAATACCAAGGGATCAGGTATCCCAGTTATGACTGGGATGATGGAGAAAACTATAGATGTTGATAGTAAAAAAACAATAGTTGGTAAATTTATTGCATCAGTTCTTACAATCGGATTTGGTCTGACAGTAGGTAGGGAGGGGCCATCAGTCCAACTAGGAGGACTTGCTGGAGATATAGTTTCTGGATTTTTTCCAAATACTGATAGGAACCTATTTATAGGATCGGCTGCATCATCAGCCTTTGCTGTTGCCTTCAATGCACCTGTCGCATCGCTAGTTTTTGCAGTAGAGGAAATTTTTAGGACCCACAATTTTTCAACATTCCTAGCATCTGCCCCTACAATAATTTCTGCAACAATAACATCAGGCCTTGTTTTCGGAGATTTTCCTAGCCTTGAAGACATACCTAGTTTTGCAAATATCAGTCAAAGCTCCCTATGGTTAATATTGATTTTAGGAATAATTACAGGCTTATCTGGGGTTTTATTTAACAAGGTGGTTATAGGTTCAAAATCTGTTTATAAAAAAATAGCCTTGCCAGAAATAATAAAATACCTAGGACCCTTTATCTTAACAGGCCTTGCCCTTATTTTAGATCCTAGACTTTTCGCCTCAGGAGAGGAATTGATATACCTACCTGCCGAGGGCTTGACAGAAATATCAACACTTTTTTATTTCTATATAGCAAAGATATTGCTCTTATCCCTAGCTTTTGGTATGGGCTTATCCGGTGGATCTTTGGTACCACTTTTGGCAATTGGGGCTATATTAGGAAATCTCTACGGGACAATTTTAGCTGACCTTGGTCTAATCCCAGTTGAGATGATTTTTGCAATATCCCTAATAGCTATGGCAGGGCATTTCTCAGCTATAGTTAGGACACCTATCACAGCTATGATCCTGATTTTGGAAATGACAGGAGGAGCTTTCTCAAACATCCTAGCCTTAGGCTTAGTTTCCTTTGTGGCATACATAGTCGCAGAAATTTTAAAATCGAAACCATTTTATGAAGACCTTTATGAAAGGCTTGTAAGTACAGAAAAATCTTCCTAG